In Nitrososphaerota archaeon, a single genomic region encodes these proteins:
- a CDS encoding cytochrome C oxidase subunit IV family protein: protein MRTWVAFGVWAYMMAAVLAEVETFYLIGSFSTVAAIVLILAASQAVAIVTFYMNLKDEPGSLRLFALIPIMFLAALVIAMLASLG, encoded by the coding sequence ATGAGAACCTGGGTCGCGTTCGGAGTCTGGGCGTACATGATGGCGGCCGTGCTGGCAGAGGTGGAGACGTTCTACCTGATCGGCAGCTTCTCCACCGTCGCTGCGATCGTCCTGATCCTCGCCGCAAGCCAGGCGGTGGCGATCGTCACGTTTTACATGAACCTGAAGGACGAGCCAGGCTCCCTCCGGCTCTTCGCGCTAATCCCCATCATGTTCCTCGCGGCCCTCGTAATCGCCATGCTGGCGTCCCTAGGGTGA
- a CDS encoding cupredoxin domain-containing protein, which yields METEEPTKPGNGFLWALGIVAILLGALVAAELAIPLQPGLGAGGACPSVSSCVAMPPNAASAGFSSDNITVIVGVNNTVIWTNQDTVAHTVVSTQVPQGASTFASVVLAKGDTFSQSFTTPGVYSYECSIHPLTMKGTVVVKPA from the coding sequence ATGGAGACAGAAGAGCCGACCAAGCCGGGCAATGGATTCCTGTGGGCCCTTGGCATAGTAGCCATCCTGCTGGGTGCGCTCGTCGCTGCCGAGCTGGCCATCCCGCTCCAGCCGGGGCTCGGTGCGGGGGGCGCTTGCCCCTCAGTGTCCTCCTGCGTCGCCATGCCTCCGAACGCTGCGTCGGCCGGGTTTTCGTCGGACAACATCACGGTCATCGTGGGGGTCAACAACACGGTCATCTGGACGAACCAGGACACCGTGGCCCACACCGTGGTCTCGACTCAGGTCCCCCAGGGGGCCTCCACCTTCGCATCGGTCGTCCTTGCCAAGGGGGACACCTTCAGCCAGTCCTTCACGACCCCGGGGGTCTACAGCTACGAGTGCAGCATCCATCCGCTCACGATGAAGGGGACGGTCGTCGTCAAGCCCGCCTAG